The Labeo rohita strain BAU-BD-2019 chromosome 19, IGBB_LRoh.1.0, whole genome shotgun sequence genome window below encodes:
- the si:dkey-14o18.2 gene encoding neuronal pentraxin-1: protein MTFFHGAHPTVMKKKSMMMKNTNYAIMALPFSEHINRGGIFRSHFLLFLILLLPSVADSSVPGLEYDWGTQPKLVCIPIPADADPSCFTPGGASHGTSHGASHGNGHGNGHHGPVSGPPSSHSSSSSSSSSRHGISDEAKATILHLRESLVRQKETILDQRETIRELTAKLTLCESFGRGHHDDNHHSPSNHNSQHSSHPYDAHHADPHFPLNGHRSDSHRGNSPYVGKHGFSPEQTGKTLQALKERLENLQARNSSSSYSSSLRDLLQRKINALEEQLHHHYDSHYGHHDSHHGYGHHEDNRDHDDHHNNHQNNHHEDHHDNHDSHQTNHHDDHDSSHHRNHHYSYRYDRHNDHHDDHHDEHHGNHQDNHQSGHDDHHDSHHHNNNNHHDDHHDDGHHGNGHDDGHHGNDDHVYHPQTSFKPPGSRAPLRGAINKLDSVLSNLHHKTQEPAGSNKKPKNPDAFQIGFPMRTNYMYGRIKRTLLSEIFALTVCLWLKGGSGPGIGTPFSYSVPGQANELVLIEWGNNPMELLVNDKAVTLPLSLTDSKWHHLCVTWSTRDGMWEAYLDGVKRGSGENLSPWHPIKPGGVFILGQEQDTLGGRFDATQSFVGEMSDLQLWSRMLSSTEIYNQASCSSHLTGDVITWSESMVELHGGVTKYPFDPCH from the exons ATGACCTTTTTTCATGGTGCGCATCCCACTGTTATGAAGAAGAAATCGATGATgatgaaaaacacaaattatgcCATTATGGCACTGCCTTTCTCAGAACACATCAACCGTGGAGGGATTTTTCGCTCCcactttcttctttttctcatATTATTATTACCCTCGGTTGCAGATAGTAGTGTGCCAGGTTTGGAATATGACTGGGGAACGCAACCCAAACTTGTTTGCATCCCTATCCCTGCAGATGCAGACCCTAGTTGTTTCACACCAGGTGGGGCTTCGCATGGGACTTCACATGGGGCTTCACATGGGAACGGCCATGGGAATGGACATCATGGACCAGTTAGCGGGCCACCGAGTAgtcacagcagcagcagcagtagtagtagtagccgACATGGCATTTCTGATGAGGCCAAAGCCACCATCCTTCACCTGAGGGAGAGCCTTGTGCGACAGAAGGAGACCATCTTGGATCAGCGAGAGACTATTCGGGAACTGACAGCAAAACTTACTCTCTGCGAGAGCTTTGGAAGGGGACACCATGATGACAACCATCACAGCCCTTCAAATCACAACTCCCAGCATTCCTCACACCCCTATGATGCCCACCATGCTGACCCACACTTCCCTTTAAACGGGCATCGCAGTGACAGTCACAGAGGCAACTCTCCATATGTGGGCAAACACGGCTTCTCCCCAGAACAGACAGGAAAGACCCTGCAGGCCCTGAAGGAGAGGCTGGAAAATCTTCAG GCGAGAAATTCTTCCAGTTCCTATTCAAGTTCCTTGAGAGACCTCCTGCAGCGCAAGATCAACGCACTGGAAGAACAGCTCCATCATCACTATGACAGTCACTACGGTCACCATGACAGCCATCACGGATATGGTCATCATGAGGATAACCGTGACCATGATGACCACCATAATAACCACCAAAACAACCACCACGAAGACCATCATGATAACCATGACAGCCACCAGACAAACCATCATGATGACCATGACTCCAGCCACCATCGTAACCACCATTATAGTTATCGCTACGACCGTCACAACGACCATCACGATGATCACCATGATGAGCACCATGGCAATCACCAAGACAATCATCAAAGTGGCCATGATGATCATCATGACAGCCAccaccacaacaacaacaaccaccaTGATGATCATCATGATGATGGCCATCATGGCAATGGACACGATGATGGACACCATGGAAATGATGATCATGTGTATCATCCACAAACCTCATTCAAACCACCTGGGTCTAGAGCGCCTCTCCGTGGAGCCATCAACAAATTAGACTCAGTGCTGAGTAACCTTCACCACAAAACTCAAGAACCAG CAGGATCAAATAAGAAGCCTAAGAATCCTGACGCTTTTCAGATTGGCTTCCCGATGCGCACCAACTACATGTATGGGCGAATCAAGCGCACCCTTCTGAGCGAGATCTTCGCCCTCACAGTCTGTCTTTGGTTGAAAGGGGGCTCAGGTCCTGGGATCGGAACCCCGTTCTCCTACTCTGTCCCGGGCCAGGCCAACGAGCTTGTCCTGATCGAATGGGGCAACAATCCCATGGAGCTACTGGTGAATGACAAG GCAGTTACTCTTCCTCTTTCTCTGACGGACAGTAAATGGCACCACCTCTGTGTAACATGGTCCACACGTGACGGCATGTGGGAGGCTTATCTGGATGGTGTGAAAAGGGGCTCCGGAGAGAATCTGTCCCCGTGGCATCCCATTAAACCAGGAGGAGTCTTCATCCTTGGACAGGAGCAG GACACTCTGGGCGGGCGTTTCGACGCCACACAGTCTTTTGTGGGCGAGATGTCGGATCTGCAGCTGTGGTCCCGTATGCTGAGCTCTACCGAGATCTACAACCAAGCGTCCTGCTCCAGCCACCTCACCGGTGACGTCATTACCTGGAGCGAGTCCATGGTGGAACTTCACGGAGGTGTCACAAAGTATCCGTTCGACCCTTGTCATTAG